CAAACGTGGTACATATTCCCGGAATATTTTTGCAAATTAATTTGAATTCAAAGTTCCAAATTTTCACAAGCTCTCCACATCAAATGCAAAGAAACTTTCAGCCTGGATTGCACGCTGATTGCCTGATATGACCTTCTAGACGTACCTTTATTCTAATTTCTTTATTATTAGGAGGACTTAATGTCCGATGAACTTTCTGAACAACCTGGCTTTCACGAATTAGATCTGATCAAACCAGTGCTGAAGGCATTGAATGACGTCGGTTATGAGACGCCCTCCCCTATTCAATCCCTTACAATTCCACTCATGTTAGCAGGTAAAGATATACTGGGGCAAGCCCAAACAGGCACCGGCAAGACTGCCGCATTTGCTTTGCCATTGCTGTCGCGTATCGATCTTAAAAAACACAAACCACAAGTGTTGGTACTGACGCCTACGCGGGAATTGGCCATCCAGGTTGCGGAAGCATTCCAGCGTTATGCAAAGCACATAAAGGGCTTTCATGTTTTACCCATTTATGGCGGACAAGCTTACAGCGAACAGTTGCGCAGGCTAAAACGCGGTGTCCATGTCGTGGTAGGCACACCTGGCCGGGTGATGGACCATATCAATCGCAAGACCCTTGTATTGGATGAACTTACCTGCCTGGTGTTGGATGAAGCGGATGAAATGCTGCGTATGGGTTTCATCGATGATGTGGAGTGGATATTGAAACATACGCCTCCAGGCCGCCAGATAGCCCTGTTTTCGGCCACACTGCCCCATGCCATCCGCCAAATTGCCAAGAAATACCTGCAAAACCCTGAAGAGGTTACTATAAAAGTACACATCATCACTGCGGAAAATATTCGCCAGCGCTACTGGATGGTTAGTGGTGTCCATAAACTCGATGCATTGACCCGGATTCTTGAGGCCGAGGCTTTCGATGGTATGATCATCTTTGTACGAACCAAAATCGCGACGATTGATCTGGCCGGAAAACTGCAAGCCCGGGGATATGAGCCGGCGCCGCTCAATAGTGACATTACGCAAAAAATCCGGGAACGTACCATCGAACGATTGAAGGGTGGCAAACTCGATATTCTTGTTGCTACCGATGTAGCTGCGCGTGGCCTGGATGTTGAGCGCGTCAGTCATGTGATCAATTACGATATTCCTTATGATACAGAATCTTATATTCATCGCATTGGCCGTACCGGTCGTTTCGGTCGAGAAGGTGAGGCGATCCTTTTCGTTGCTCCACGGGAAAGAAAAATGCTATATGCGATTGAAAAAGCCACCAACCAGAAGATCGAAATGATGGAGCTGCCCTCGACAGAAGTGATCAACGACAAACGCATTGCCCGTTTCAAGCAAAGTATTACAGATACACTTGCTGCTGAGGAGTTGGATTTTTATCACCAGTTATTGGATCAATACCGCCAGGAGCACAATGTACCTGCCCTGGATATTGCCGCCGCTTTGGCCAAAATGGTGCAGGGAGACGAGCCTTTATTATTAACCCACAAGCCTGAAAAATCCTGGGCGCCTTATGAGGATAAGCCCAGGAAAGAAAAAACGGCTGTATTGCGAAGCAAAAAACCATCCAACCCGGAAAGCGGAATGCAACGATATCGTATTGAAGTCGGTCTCAAACATGGTGTAAAACCGGGTAATATTGTCGGGGCCATTGCCAACGAAGCCGGGCTAGACAGCGAGTTTATTGGGCGTATCGATATTTTTGACGATTTTAGCACTGTGGATCTGCCTGAAGACATGCCGCGCAACATCCTTCATGCGTTGAAAAATATTTGGGTATCTAACCAGCAGCTAAACATTTCGGAATTTAAAGGAGCCGAAAAACCACACGGTGGTA
This window of the candidate division KSB1 bacterium genome carries:
- a CDS encoding DEAD/DEAH box helicase, with product MSDELSEQPGFHELDLIKPVLKALNDVGYETPSPIQSLTIPLMLAGKDILGQAQTGTGKTAAFALPLLSRIDLKKHKPQVLVLTPTRELAIQVAEAFQRYAKHIKGFHVLPIYGGQAYSEQLRRLKRGVHVVVGTPGRVMDHINRKTLVLDELTCLVLDEADEMLRMGFIDDVEWILKHTPPGRQIALFSATLPHAIRQIAKKYLQNPEEVTIKVHIITAENIRQRYWMVSGVHKLDALTRILEAEAFDGMIIFVRTKIATIDLAGKLQARGYEPAPLNSDITQKIRERTIERLKGGKLDILVATDVAARGLDVERVSHVINYDIPYDTESYIHRIGRTGRFGREGEAILFVAPRERKMLYAIEKATNQKIEMMELPSTEVINDKRIARFKQSITDTLAAEELDFYHQLLDQYRQEHNVPALDIAAALAKMVQGDEPLLLTHKPEKSWAPYEDKPRKEKTAVLRSKKPSNPESGMQRYRIEVGLKHGVKPGNIVGAIANEAGLDSEFIGRIDIFDDFSTVDLPEDMPRNILHALKNIWVSNQQLNISEFKGAEKPHGGKKKDGFKPKPRHKKARSGRWKK